CAGAAATCCCATCCCTTCCCATCTCCTCCCCCACTGTCCCAAACTCTTCATCTCCTCTCTCTGCCCTGGGCAGCCTTGGGCCTTCCCCAGCTATCTCCTAGCAACAGGCCCATGGTTGCCTCAGCAACCAAGAGTTCCATACAGGCCTCAGAGGCCCAGCTAAGCCCAGTGACTTCTCTTACCTCTCACCGGGAAGATCCCAGTGACTCAACCCCAACAGGCCCCTCCTGGCTACGTGGTGATACATATACTTGCgtgcacataaacacacacacacacacacacacacacacacacacacacacacaccgtgaTTAAACTACTAATTGTCAGCCACCTCACAGGTATACCACAGACACACCCTGTGCCAGAAGAGTCGCCAGGTAACCCCAAACAGGCCTGGACATGCGGACATCAAAGACACTGTAGTCAGCAACACAGAGATGAACCAGGATGCCAGTGACCTATACATCAGTCAGACACACGGGCTGATATGCACGCACACATGAAGAAAGGCCAGGACCCACAGATACTACCCTCCTCCCCCTGGCCAGACCCGCCATCAATATGGGATTCTTCCAGATGAGGGATGCTCCAGCCCCACTGCCATGGGGACTCTCCTAGCTCCCGTACATCAACCTAGGGTGGGTTGTGGCCTTTCTGCCTCCCTCAGTGGATGGCTTGGAACATAGCAAAGAACTCCTCTTCCGATGTTCCAGAGTGTTCTGGCCTTTCATTggtcaggccaggccaggccacccAGCTTCAGGAGGAGAAGCCATGGTCCAAGAGACCGCATTGGAAAATGCAAAGTCCTCCCTTTTCCCCAGACCCCAGTATCCTTCCAGGGTTTTGCTAGGTCTAGTCTGTGTAAAGAGCTGCTCCCCCCTTTTCCAGGCCCTTAAACACCGAACTCCAAATCAAGGAGAGACTGGAAGTGCCCAGCCTTAGGAGAGAACAAGCCGAGAGAACCTTCCCTACCCCTCCCAGGGTCAGCACAGGTCGAGACCTTCTGGACCACTTGTGAGTCCTTGGTGGGCTCAGGTTTGGGAATTCCTGTCCACATCTGAGCTCCAGTCAGGTGCAGGAGAGTCCCGACTCTCATAGCTCCTGAAGCAGAGCTGGAAAGAGGCTTCAGGGGTGCCAGTACCCCATTCTCTCTGCTCCCCACAGTCAAACTGAGAACAGCGTCCTCAGTGCCGGACAAAGCACAGAGACCGGGAGTTGAGCAGGTCTTCGGGGTCGGGGAAGACAGAGTCTAGGCGGAAGCCGTGCTCGAGAGCCACCCGcagcacctcctccaggaagcttggCGTGCCCACCACCTCCCGCCGCTCTCCTGGCCCCCCAGTCCACAGCGGCTgcagccccagtctcccatactCCACCTCGGGGAGTTCCACGGGGCGGGGGGCCCACTCCAGATGAAAGTGTGGGCTCCCCTCTGCCCTATCCCCACTGGCCACACCAAATCGGGCCCGCAGAGCACCTAGACACTCAGGGTCGGTGCAGAAGAGGTTGGCTCGGAAGGTGTCCACCTGGACGGAGCTCAGCTCATAGTGATGGGGTCCCCGGCGAGCAGAGAAGTGCACCAGGCGGGGGCTGACATCTACATCTGCGTGGAGcagggcagctgtgggtgcagggGTCCCCCGAGAGGCCTCCAGTTCCCGCAGCGCGTCCAGGAGGGGCCGGATCTGGTAGAAGTCAGCCTCTGCCCTGAGCAGCGCTGTCTCTCCGTACCCGCGGGGCAGGTCCAGGCGGCCCAGCCTCAGGAAATTGAGGATGTGCCGGAAGGCCTTGCCATCCCGGTCGATGAAGTAGTGGCCGCCTCCTTGGGGATTGAGGGTGGGGGGCATGGGGGTGCCGGCCCTAAACATGGCCCCCAGCATGGAGTCTGGGAAGCGGGTCAGGGTCTCCAAAGTGGTGGAATATAGTGTGCCCCCCACATTCAGGGTCACGGGGCCCCCAAAGGAGGGGGGCG
The sequence above is drawn from the Symphalangus syndactylus isolate Jambi chromosome 20, NHGRI_mSymSyn1-v2.1_pri, whole genome shotgun sequence genome and encodes:
- the KCTD11 gene encoding BTB/POZ domain-containing protein KCTD11 is translated as MLGAMFRAGTPMPPTLNPQGGGHYFIDRDGKAFRHILNFLRLGRLDLPRGYGETALLRAEADFYQIRPLLDALRELEASRGTPAPTAALLHADVDVSPRLVHFSARRGPHHYELSSVQVDTFRANLFCTDPECLGALRARFGVASGDRAEGSPHFHLEWAPRPVELPEVEYGRLGLQPLWTGGPGERREVVGTPSFLEEVLRVALEHGFRLDSVFPDPEDLLNSRSLCFVRH